A single region of the Arthrobacter sp. zg-Y820 genome encodes:
- a CDS encoding acyl-CoA dehydrogenase family protein, which yields MSLPTASPTLDGTTDRTAANHKPAENRPAPDRLPADGEARYAALAARFRPVFDRIAAGALDREQSRILPFEQVGWLQDSGFTALRVPAEHGGDPVSAEHLFRLLIELAAADSNVAHLLRSHFAFGETAALQPAAFRDLWFPRILAGQIFGNAATERSGNVLGTTATTLRQQDGQWLLKGEKYYTTGSIFADWVVVMASTAGVEGRQYAVVPADAPEVCIVDDWDGFGQPLTGTGTAVFDDVPVDAGNILQRQVTSTLEPAFFQLFLLAVLAGIGRAALRDATALVQARTRTFNTGSGELFRNDPLIQEHVGLLAAKVYAAEAVVTTAARDLDAAADPALGLSVEEAFLRAELAVQQAHVMVPGLVLEAASALFDVTGASAVSRGKALDRHWRNARTVATHNPSAFKARSVGDYLVNGTIPTGLHSIGDAPSPTAAPSTPSPAAPSTSGAVS from the coding sequence ATGAGCCTCCCCACCGCCAGTCCAACCCTGGACGGCACCACCGACCGCACCGCCGCGAACCACAAACCCGCCGAGAACCGCCCCGCCCCGGACCGCCTCCCCGCCGACGGCGAGGCCCGGTACGCGGCCCTGGCCGCCCGGTTCCGTCCGGTCTTTGACCGCATTGCCGCCGGAGCCCTGGACCGCGAGCAGTCCCGGATCCTGCCGTTCGAGCAGGTCGGGTGGCTTCAGGACTCCGGCTTCACCGCGCTGCGTGTCCCGGCCGAACACGGCGGAGACCCGGTCAGCGCCGAGCACCTGTTCCGGCTGCTCATCGAGCTGGCCGCGGCGGATTCCAATGTGGCGCATCTGCTGCGCTCCCACTTCGCGTTCGGCGAGACGGCCGCCCTGCAACCGGCCGCATTCCGGGACCTGTGGTTTCCGCGGATTCTCGCCGGGCAGATTTTCGGCAACGCCGCGACCGAACGCTCCGGCAACGTCCTGGGCACCACCGCCACCACGCTGCGGCAGCAGGACGGACAGTGGCTGTTGAAGGGCGAAAAATACTACACCACGGGCAGCATCTTCGCTGACTGGGTGGTGGTGATGGCCAGCACCGCCGGGGTGGAGGGACGGCAGTACGCCGTTGTGCCCGCCGACGCCCCGGAGGTGTGCATCGTCGATGACTGGGACGGTTTCGGCCAGCCGCTCACCGGCACCGGCACCGCGGTGTTCGACGACGTGCCGGTGGACGCCGGAAACATCCTGCAGCGCCAGGTCACCAGCACCCTGGAACCGGCGTTTTTCCAGCTCTTCCTGCTGGCGGTCCTGGCCGGCATCGGCCGGGCGGCGCTGCGCGATGCGACCGCCCTGGTGCAGGCCCGCACCCGCACCTTCAATACCGGGTCCGGTGAGCTGTTCCGCAACGATCCGCTGATTCAGGAACACGTTGGCCTGCTCGCCGCCAAGGTCTACGCCGCCGAAGCCGTGGTCACCACGGCGGCCCGCGACCTCGACGCCGCAGCGGATCCTGCGCTAGGGCTATCAGTCGAGGAGGCGTTCCTGCGTGCGGAACTGGCCGTGCAGCAGGCCCACGTCATGGTGCCCGGCCTGGTGCTGGAGGCGGCGAGCGCCCTCTTCGACGTCACCGGAGCCTCCGCCGTCAGCCGCGGCAAGGCCCTGGACCGGCACTGGCGCAACGCCCGCACGGTCGCCACCCACAACCCGAGCGCGTTCAAGGCCCGGTCCGTCGGCGACTACCTGGTCAACGGCACCATTCCCACCGGCCTGCACAGCATCGGCGACGCCCCGTCGCCGACCGCCGCGCCGTCCACGCCCTCGCCCGCCGCCCCTTCCACCTCCGGAGCTGTTTCCTGA
- a CDS encoding ABC transporter ATP-binding protein — protein MSTSTSSTATVAPQPESVVRPASVVGPAAGPLLQIRGLTINYGRTTSGLGPAAPPAVSGVDLEVRRGEIVAVVGESGSGKSTLAHAIIGLLPDTGRITAGSLTFDGEDLTGLSDRGFRRLRGRRIGLVPQDPGASLDPVQTIGSQVSEIFRLHPGAGQAGSGRRTRAELRREVIALLELVGIDRPEDRVHQYPHELSGGLKQRVLIAIAFALQPDLLIADEPTSALDVTVQSRVLEVFERLARTFGTAVIFVTHDLAVATDYAARVVVMNGGRIREDRPVLDLLTRPEDPYTAQLLEKASPGRRDGGHRTGEPPSSAPSPEAPSSIPAAVPALEVRDLVKVFSRTGEERRAVDGVSFAVRPGTTFALVGESGSGKSTTARLILRLLDPTGGTVRVAGGDVTGLAGRARRELWRGLQLVYQNPDTALDPRLSVAEIIGEPLRNYRVGTKTERAARVAELLDQVRLPERVGRSRPRELSGGQRQRVAIARALVLGAKTLVLDEALSALDVLTQAQVLELLKSLQDDLGLSYLFISHDLHVVEQVSDDVGVMHRGRLVETGPTAAIFADPASEYTRRLLAANPGHRLRDLAASRSKGTS, from the coding sequence CGCAGCCCCGCCTGCCGTTTCCGGCGTCGACCTTGAAGTGCGGCGCGGTGAAATCGTCGCGGTGGTCGGGGAATCCGGGTCCGGAAAATCCACCCTGGCGCACGCCATCATCGGGCTCCTTCCCGATACTGGCCGCATAACCGCCGGCAGCCTCACCTTCGACGGCGAGGACCTCACCGGTCTCTCGGACCGCGGCTTCCGGCGGCTGCGCGGCCGGCGGATCGGCCTGGTTCCGCAGGACCCCGGAGCCTCACTGGATCCGGTGCAGACCATTGGCTCCCAGGTGTCCGAGATCTTCCGGCTGCATCCGGGCGCGGGGCAGGCCGGGTCCGGGCGGCGCACCCGCGCCGAGCTGCGCCGCGAGGTCATCGCCCTGCTGGAGCTGGTCGGCATCGACCGCCCGGAGGACCGCGTGCACCAGTATCCCCACGAGCTGTCCGGCGGCCTGAAGCAGCGGGTCCTGATCGCGATCGCCTTTGCGCTGCAGCCGGACCTGCTGATCGCCGACGAGCCGACGTCGGCCCTGGACGTGACCGTGCAGAGCCGGGTGCTGGAGGTCTTCGAGCGGCTGGCCCGCACCTTCGGAACCGCCGTCATCTTCGTGACGCATGATCTGGCCGTCGCCACCGACTACGCCGCCCGCGTCGTCGTCATGAACGGCGGCCGCATCCGGGAGGACCGCCCCGTCCTGGACCTCCTGACCCGGCCGGAAGATCCGTACACCGCGCAGCTGCTCGAGAAGGCCTCCCCCGGGCGGCGCGACGGCGGACACCGGACGGGCGAGCCGCCGTCGTCGGCCCCCTCCCCGGAAGCGCCGTCGAGCATCCCGGCGGCCGTGCCCGCGCTGGAAGTCCGCGACCTGGTGAAGGTTTTTTCCCGCACCGGCGAGGAACGCAGGGCTGTGGACGGGGTGTCCTTTGCGGTCCGTCCGGGCACCACCTTCGCGCTGGTCGGTGAATCGGGCTCCGGCAAATCGACCACGGCCCGGCTGATCCTGCGGCTGCTGGACCCGACCGGCGGCACCGTCCGGGTTGCCGGCGGGGACGTCACCGGCCTGGCCGGCAGGGCGCGGCGCGAGCTGTGGCGCGGCCTGCAGCTGGTGTATCAGAATCCGGATACCGCCCTGGATCCGCGGCTGAGCGTCGCCGAGATCATCGGTGAACCGCTGCGCAATTACCGGGTGGGCACCAAGACCGAGCGGGCGGCGCGGGTCGCCGAGCTGCTGGACCAGGTGCGGCTGCCCGAACGGGTGGGCCGGAGCCGGCCGAGGGAACTGTCCGGCGGCCAGCGGCAGCGGGTGGCCATCGCCCGCGCCCTGGTGCTGGGCGCCAAGACCCTGGTCCTGGACGAGGCGCTGAGCGCCCTGGACGTGCTGACCCAGGCGCAGGTCCTGGAGCTGCTGAAGTCGCTGCAGGATGACCTCGGACTGTCCTATCTGTTCATCTCCCATGACCTGCACGTGGTGGAACAAGTCTCCGACGACGTCGGGGTGATGCACCGCGGACGGCTCGTCGAAACCGGACCCACCGCCGCGATCTTCGCCGATCCCGCCAGCGAATACACCCGGCGGCTTCTTGCCGCCAACCCCGGACACCGGCTCCGGGATCTCGCCGCCTCCCGCTCGAAAGGAACCTCATGA